The nucleotide window GGCCAGCGCCCGCCCCGACCTGGCGGGCGCTTCTCGCCCGCCAGGTCGGGCGCTGGCCTCATCCGGTCTCATGCTGCCAGCGGCTCTGGGGGAGATGTCCCGCACGGGCGGGGCGAGGCAGTGCCTCGCCTGTTCCCGCCCGGATTGGGCGGGCGGGTTCGGCGGGGGAGGAACGGGGGCGACACCGTCGACATTCGCTGCACCGGAACAAAGCAGACGATCAGTGGCCGGATCATCCTAGCTCAAACTGGCGAGAACACGAAATCACCCGAGATGATTTCGCGGTATGCTTCGTTGCACCAGTCGCCTCTTTCACCGCAGTGCTTTTCCCAGAATTGGTTCAGGCTTCGGGCACCAGCCTCAGATGCGATCGGATGATTGATCCCTTCGAACAGGTCGTATTGAGGAACGGGAACCGCATCGGCGAGCCAGCTTTGTTGCAGAATGTTCGCGGAGATTACCTGATAGAGGCCAATGAGGAGATAATGAGATCGAGCTAATTCGTCTAAGCTGATCCCTTCTCTGAGGCGCTTCGCAGACGAGCGTGAGATGTGGTCGGCAGCGTGAGCAATTGACTTGTGTCGTAGGGAGTTAATGTCTTCGAAAACTGCTTCATCAAAAACGGATTTTAGGCGGTCGAAAAATTGGCCGGTGATGCGGTCGTCGCGGGCTCGGTCTCCGGGGTCGACTCCGCTCAGCTTATCGAACTCATTATGCAAGAGCATGGACTGGGTCCACGCGTTCGGTCCCTCAGTGTCGAGCCAAGTCAGCGTAGGATTCTCGGGGTCTACGTCGACATGCAGCCGCGATCTCACCGCGTTGAAATCGTACGGCAGCCCATCTCGGCAGACGTATACCTCCCGCGTGAGGAGATCTCTGCTATCCGTTATCTCGTCCACCAGGCGGCGCAACGAATTTACCTGCTTCTGTGGCCTGCTTGCGCCCTCTCAATGAGGCGAGAAATAGCGATTGCTTGTCCGGCTACATATCCTCGGTCCAGAAGCGAAGCCACGATGCCCGGAGTTCCGATTTCATCAGCCCCGTCCGACAAGTGGCGAGCATGGTTGAGGGTTCGCCAAGCCGCGTCCTCCCACATCATCTGGCTGATCTGCGAAGACACTGAGTTGCGGTCATCGCGGTCCAGGGCTCTGATCCAGATGTCAGCCTTAGACCTGAATTCTTTGAGCCGAGCCTTATCTCCGACGTCGCACGCGTCCAGGCCGTATTGCCACTCGCTGTGTAATGTCACGATGCTCTTCTCCGATGATCATGCGGCCTCGATCAGGCTGGAGCATGGCCGTTGGGTTGAAAGGGGGGGGTAGTAGCTTCGCGTCCGCCAAGCCCCTACAAATACCCCCGCCAGACCAGCACCCCCAGCACCAGCGCCGCCGTCACCACCAGCGCAAAGCCCGCGGCGGCGGCGAGGTCCAGCAGGTAGCCCCGCAGCCGCGCGCCGCGGCCCAGCGGCGCGAGGTAGCGCAGGCAGGCGTCATAGGCCGCCGCCACCCGCTCGTGATCCATCTGCACCAGCAGCTTGGGGACGCGTGCCTTCTCGGCCGCCGCCGCCAGCAGCTCCGCCTCGGCCCGGATCCGGCGCGGCAGCGCCCGCCCGCCGCGGCGCAGCTTGGCCGCCAGCCCGGCGCCGCGGATGCGCAGCCGCTCCTCCATCAGCCCCGCCACCCGGTCCGCCATCTGCTGCACGCTCGCGCCGCCCATCATGCCATCCCTCTGCCCGCCGGCAGCCAGCCTAGCGCAGGCTCGACCCGCTGGAAATCCCCGCCCGCCCGCGCTATGAACGACCCATGCTGACCACCGTCCTCCACGGCGCCCCCACCGCCGAGCCGCCGCTGCTGATCGTGCATGGCCTGTTCGGCTCTGCCCGCAACTGGGGCGTGATCGCCCGCCGCCTGTCGGATGCGCGCCAGGTGATCGCCGTCGACATGCGCAACCACGGCGACAGCCCCTGGACCGAGGCGCATGGCTACGAAGACCTCGCCCGCGATCTCGCCGCCGTCATCCGTGCGCAGGGCGGGCGGGCCGATGTGCTGGGCCATTCGATGGGCGGCAAGGCGGCGATGCAGTTGGCGCAGACCGAAGGCGCGCTGCTGCGCCGGCTGATCGTCGCCGACATCGCCCCCGTCGCCTATGGCCACAGCCAGTCGCATCTGGTGCGGGCGATGCAATCCCTGCCGCTGGCGGGCCTTGCCACCCGCGGCGAGGCCGACCGGCAACTGGCCGAGGCCATCCCCGATGACGGCACCCGCGCCTTCCTGCTGCAATCGCTGGACCTGAAGGCCTCGCCGCCGCGCTGGAAGCTGAACCTCTCGCTGCTGGAGCAGGAGATGGACCGCATCACCGGCTGGCCCGGCACGGAAGGCCAGTTCGACGGCCCGACCCTGTTCCTGGCCGGCGCGAATTCCGACTATATCCGCCCCGAACACCGCGAGATCATCAAGGCCCTGTTCCCCAACGCCAAGCAGGCCAAGATCCCCGGCGCCGGCCATTGGCTCCATGCCGAAAAGCCGCGCGAATTCGAGGCCGCGATCAGGGCCTTTCTCGCCTGAGCGCATAGTCCCGCGCCAGCAGCACAGGATCGGCCCCCGCCAGATAGCGCGCCAGCAGCCCCAGGTTGCGCGCGCCCCGCCGCAGCCAGCCCTCCGCCAGATACCGCGCCGCCGAGGTTTCGGCCACGCCCGCCAGCGGCCGCATCTGCCCGCGCAGCCGCCGCGCCAGCGCCACATCCTCCATCAGCGGCAGCGCCGGATAGCCGCCCAGCCGCGCCAGCAGCGCCGCCGGCACCAGCAGCCCCTGGTCGCCATAGGGCAGCCCGAAGACCCGCGAGCGCAGGTTGGCCCAGCCCGCCACGATCCGCCCCGGAAGCCCGCCGCCGCGGAACCGCAACCGGAACCAGCCGGCCTGCGCCGGGCCCGCCAGATGAGACGAAACCGCCGCGCTCCAGCCCGGATCCAGCCGCGTATCGGCATGCAGCACCAGCAGCCACGCGCCCTGCGCCACCGCCACGCCGCGCGCCACCTGCGCCCCGCGCCCCGGCGGGCCGCTCACCACCACCGCCCCCGCCGCCCCGGCCAGCGCCAGCGTGCCATCGCCCGAGCCGCCGTCACTCACGATCAGCTCGCGGATCAGCCCGGCCTGCAGGCCTTCCGTCAGCGCCGCAAGGCAGGGCCCCAGCTCCGCGCCCGCCTCCAGGGTCGGGATCACGATGGAAATCGGTGCGCGCATCTGGCCCCCTCGCCGGTGGTTTCCCCCAGCCTTGGTGCTTATATGATCCGCAGACAGAACGGGAGAGCGGCAGATGACCGAAGCAACAGCCTCTGGCGAACGCGCCCCGGACCGGCGGGTGTTCCGCATCACCGGCGCCGACCGCGAGAGCTTCCTGCAGGGGCTGGTCAGCAATGACCTGCGCAAGCTGGCGGCAGGCCCGGTCTATGCCGCCTTCCTCACCGCCCAGGGCAAGTATCTGGCCGATTTCCTGCTGATCCCCGAACCCGACGCCATCCTGCTCGACATCAAGGACAGCATCGCCGAGGCCTTCGTGCGCCGCCTGTCGATGTATCGCCTGCGCGCCGATGTGCAGATCGCGCCGACAGACATCAAGGTCTGGCGCGGCCTCGGCCCCGCCCCGGTGGCCTCGGTGCCCGACCCGCGCGATGCCAGCCTCGGCTGGCGGCTCTACACCGCCGCCGAAGGGCCACAGGCCGCCGACCCCATCGACTGGGACGCCATCCGCGTTGCCGCCTGCATCCCCGAAACCGGCATCGAGTTGATCCCCGATGACACCTATATCCTCGAGGCCGGGTTCGAGCGGCTGAACGGCGTCGATTTCCGCAAGGGCTGTTATGTCGGGCAGGAGGTGACGGCGCGGATGAAGCACAAGACAGAGCTGCGCAAGGGCTTCCGCACCGTCCTGGTGGAGGGCGCCGCCCCGGTGGGGACGGAGCTTCTGGCCGAAGGCAAGCCCGCCGGCACGCTCTACACCCAGTCAGCCGGCAAGGGCATCGCCTTCCTGCGGTTTGACCGCGCGCAGGGCGAGATGCTGGCAGGCGAGGCGAAGGTTCGGCTGGCGGAATAGGCCCGCCGTCATTTCGCCGGCTGCAGCCGCGCCAGCAGCGCCCCGGATGCCTTGATGCCGATCGGCGCGATCACCATCGACAGCACGAAGGCGACCGGCCAGGCCGCCGCGAAGGCCCGGCCCCATGCGCCGAGCCAGAGCAGCGACAGCCCGCCATGCAGGCCGGTGAAAATCCCGGTCATGAAGAAGGCCATCATTCCGGTCATGAAGATCTGGGCGAGAATTGCGTGGGTCTTGCTGGTCATGGTGCGCTCCGCTTGGGTTTGGGGGGCGCGACCGCCAACCTTGGCGGACAATACTGCATCCCCCATATTTCAGGGTGAACGCCGTGGGTTCGAAAACTTCGACTAATTCCCGCTTGCGCGAGGACCGGAATAACCAACCGGTCTGAATTTTTCGGCAAGACAGAGGTAGGCCGCGGCGGCCCAAAGGTCAATCGAAGCGTGGTGTCGGACCGGGTCCCTGACCGCGAAGGCCCTGTGCGCGGACGCACAGCCGCGCGGGTGCCCGGTGCGGCATGGCCCGGCTGGGGGGGGGATGCTTGTGCGGGAACGTCACAGGCCGTTTTCCCGCCCCACAACCCCGACCGTTTCTCTTTACATACCACATCCATACGGGTTCCATATGGGTTCCATACTCCGCCCCGGCGGCGCTTCGGCCCTCGCCGGCGCGCGATGGGTCAACACAGCGCGCCGCTTCGTTAACCACTTTGCCCGTGCCGTGGGCAGTTTGCCAACGCGCGCCGCGGTCACGACTCGCCTGCCGCTGTTAATCCCTGCGCCCGGAATGACAAAAGGCCGCACCCTTCGGTGCGGCCCTAGTCCCGTTCCGGCGCCTTCGTTCAGGCGCGCTCGGAATATTCCATCAGCTCGGTATGGACGACGATATCCTCGCCCGGCCCCACGAAGGGCGGCACCATGATGCGCACGCCATTGTCGAGGATCGCCGGCTTGTAGCTGTTCGCGGCGGTCTGGCCCTTCTGCACCGGCTCGGTATCCACCACCTTGCAGATCACCTTCTGCGGCAGTTGCACCGACAGGGCCTCCTCGCCGTAATACTCGATCGAGGCGGTCATCCCGTCCTGCAGGAACGGCCGGCGGTCGCCCAGAAGGTCGGCCGGAAGCTCGGTCTGCTCGAAGGTCTCGCTGTCCATGAACACCAGCATCCCATCGGTTTCATACAGGAATTGCTGGTCTTTCGTCTCCAGCCGCACCTGCTCGACCTTGTCTTCCGACCGGAAGCGTTCGTTCAGCTTGCGCCCGTCGCGCAGATTCTTCAGCTCGACCTGGGCAAAGGCCCCGCCCTTGCCCGGCTTGACGTGGCTGACCTTGACCGCAGCCCAGAGGCCACCGTCATGTTCCACGGTGATACCGGGGCGGATTTCGTTGCCGTTGATCTTGGGCATGGAACTTAAAGCCTTGTGGACTGGTTGATGGCGTGTCGCCGGCACCTATATCTGGCCAGGTGTCTTGTGGCAAGCGACCCAAGGCTAGTGACGCGAAGCCCCAAGCCATGCAACACATGCATGACTGCCATACAAAATAGGGTCCCCCGAATCACTCGGGATTAGCCATATTCGGCCGCACGCCACCAGACGCAAGAGCAATAAAAAAGGACGACAAAAAATGCGCGATTTCGTTGACGGCACCGCATTCAACTACGAGCAAGGCCAGCGCGCGCGCAAACTCTTCGCCGCCGTCGTCCTCGCCGCCCTCGACGATGCGATTGCCGATGACAAGAAATACGGCAACGGGCCGGAACAGATCGCCCGCTGGGCGCGGTCCCGTGACGGGCGCGAAGTGCTGTCCTGTGCCGGGATCGACCCGAACGAGCGGGTGGTCAAAGGGCTGATGGAATTCGTGTCGAAGGGTGTGCGCACCTCGGTCGCGCTGTCGCGCGAGGAAAGCGAACGCCGTCACGCCCTGGAAGAAGCCGAAGCCGCCTGACCGGTAGCGTAGGGTCCAATGCCGAGATGGCTCACAAGACGCGCCCCGCTGGGGGCGCGTCTTGTTTTTGCGCCTGCAGGAGTGATCCGGGCCCCCGGCCCCTGCCGCATCAACCCGCCGCCGGGCGATTGCCGTTTGCAGCCATAGCGCCCCAACGCCCTTGGGCTCCGCCATACGGGCGACTCAACATCTGACTGCGTGATCGCAGGCAATGGCCCGCGGGCCGCATTCGTGGCGCGCAGCCCTATTCGAAGTCGCGCGCGGCCAGCGCACGTTGGATCTCGCGCCGCACCAGC belongs to Frigidibacter mobilis and includes:
- a CDS encoding alpha/beta fold hydrolase, which codes for MLTTVLHGAPTAEPPLLIVHGLFGSARNWGVIARRLSDARQVIAVDMRNHGDSPWTEAHGYEDLARDLAAVIRAQGGRADVLGHSMGGKAAMQLAQTEGALLRRLIVADIAPVAYGHSQSHLVRAMQSLPLAGLATRGEADRQLAEAIPDDGTRAFLLQSLDLKASPPRWKLNLSLLEQEMDRITGWPGTEGQFDGPTLFLAGANSDYIRPEHREIIKALFPNAKQAKIPGAGHWLHAEKPREFEAAIRAFLA
- a CDS encoding TIGR04283 family arsenosugar biosynthesis glycosyltransferase encodes the protein MRAPISIVIPTLEAGAELGPCLAALTEGLQAGLIRELIVSDGGSGDGTLALAGAAGAVVVSGPPGRGAQVARGVAVAQGAWLLVLHADTRLDPGWSAAVSSHLAGPAQAGWFRLRFRGGGLPGRIVAGWANLRSRVFGLPYGDQGLLVPAALLARLGGYPALPLMEDVALARRLRGQMRPLAGVAETSAARYLAEGWLRRGARNLGLLARYLAGADPVLLARDYALRRERP
- a CDS encoding YgfZ/GcvT domain-containing protein; translated protein: MTEATASGERAPDRRVFRITGADRESFLQGLVSNDLRKLAAGPVYAAFLTAQGKYLADFLLIPEPDAILLDIKDSIAEAFVRRLSMYRLRADVQIAPTDIKVWRGLGPAPVASVPDPRDASLGWRLYTAAEGPQAADPIDWDAIRVAACIPETGIELIPDDTYILEAGFERLNGVDFRKGCYVGQEVTARMKHKTELRKGFRTVLVEGAAPVGTELLAEGKPAGTLYTQSAGKGIAFLRFDRAQGEMLAGEAKVRLAE
- a CDS encoding DUF2798 domain-containing protein; the encoded protein is MTSKTHAILAQIFMTGMMAFFMTGIFTGLHGGLSLLWLGAWGRAFAAAWPVAFVLSMVIAPIGIKASGALLARLQPAK
- the efp gene encoding elongation factor P yields the protein MPKINGNEIRPGITVEHDGGLWAAVKVSHVKPGKGGAFAQVELKNLRDGRKLNERFRSEDKVEQVRLETKDQQFLYETDGMLVFMDSETFEQTELPADLLGDRRPFLQDGMTASIEYYGEEALSVQLPQKVICKVVDTEPVQKGQTAANSYKPAILDNGVRIMVPPFVGPGEDIVVHTELMEYSERA
- a CDS encoding DUF6280 family protein; protein product: MRDFVDGTAFNYEQGQRARKLFAAVVLAALDDAIADDKKYGNGPEQIARWARSRDGREVLSCAGIDPNERVVKGLMEFVSKGVRTSVALSREESERRHALEEAEAA